Proteins from one Rosa chinensis cultivar Old Blush chromosome 7, RchiOBHm-V2, whole genome shotgun sequence genomic window:
- the LOC112175931 gene encoding F-box/FBD/LRR-repeat protein At5g22660, translated as MENERKLLATACSQDQGVCHDTIRDRFSTLPDEIAHHILSMVDLRDLTRVGALSKGCYEFYLSTPSFCFDAHFGNMQRKSNKMNCFDQFLRRRGNNKIHHFGIDLSLPASLSCKVFQVMTWIDNAARCSVEVLNLQLTMNSKGNMVGLPSSIFRCGSLRSLMVKMEEIFKVPSFPCPNNLQHLNLSYVRIDEGFSKWISSSCKCIKEIKLLMVSTDNLTIENSSLESFTFVACSDLCCLNISGEKLEIIHIKWKFFNPGSRSLHICAPNLKYLKWVGDLVSHPKLEKLLCLEKAEIFLEAKSICVCDFHNAFEFLCSICRAKALILSDKTIKALFREGSMAAPIFDTSYLRINIANLNNALVPPMVSLMRGMSNLNTLDIKSDPSLFFLEPKACGFNGKYWKSQNLDFVNQLKEVTIELSNGNNAWQLARFILEHAQNLKKMTIFYLPRKLHVIDKVSNSKKVSSATIDFHEKQWT; from the exons ATGGAAAACGAGCGTAAGTTATTGGCAACTGCATGTTCTCAAGATCAAGGAGTGTGTCATGATACTATAAGAGATAGATTCAGTACTCTTCCGGATGAAATTGCTCATCATATACTCTCAATGGTGGATTTAAGAGATCTCACTCGCGTAGGTGCCTTGTCAAAGGGATGCTATGAGTTTTATCTCTCAACTCCATCATTCTGCTTTGACGCGCATTTTGGTAACATGCAGCGCAAATCAAACAAGATGAATTGTTTCGATCAGTTCTTGCGTCGTCGTGGGAATAATAAGATACATCATTTTGGTATTGATTTGAGTTTACCGGCAAGCCTCTCCTGCAAGGTATTCCAAGTCATGACGTGGATTGATAATGCAGCAAGGTGCAGTGTTGAAGTGCTTAATCTTCAGTTGACTATGAATTCCAAGGGGAATATGGTAGGATTGCCGTCTTCCATATTTCGTTGTGGATCTTTGAGGTCACTAATGGTGAAAATGGAGGAGATTTTCAAAGTTCCATCCTTTCCTTGTCCCAATAATCTCCAACACTTGAACTTGAGCTACGTTAGAATAGATGAGGGGTTTTCCAAATGGATCTCAAGTTCCTGCAAATGCATTAAGGAAATAAAGCTCTTAATGGTTAGCACGGATAATTTAACCATTGAGAACTCATCTTTGGAATCATTTACTTTTGTGGCCTGTTCCGACCTCTGCTGTCTTAACATCTCAGGTGAGAAACTTGAAATTATACATATAAAGTGGAAATTCTTTAACCCAGGCAGCAGATCATTACATATTTGTGCTCCAAATCTAAAATATTTGAAGTGGGTTGGGGATTTGGTGAGTCATCCAAAACTGGAGAAATTATTATGTTTAGAAAAGGCTGAGATTTTTCTGGAGGCCAAGTCAATCTGTGTCTGTGACTTTCACAACGCATTCGAGTTCCTTTGCAGTATTTGCAGGGCTAAAGCACTTATTCTAAGTGACAAGACCATTAAG GCTTTGTTCAGGGAAGGTTCAATGGCTGCACCTATCTTTGATACTTCTTACTTGCGTATAAATATTGCGAACCTGAATAACGCTCTAGTCCCACCAATGGTCTCTCTTATGAGAGgaatgtcaaatttgaatactTTGGACATAAAGTCTGACCCTTCCTTATTCTTCCTCGAACCGAAA GCATGCGGATTTAATGGGAAATACTGGAAATCCCAAAACCTGGATTTTGTAAACCAGCTTAAGGAGGTAACAATAGAACTTTCAAATGGTAACAATGCATGGCAATTGGCAAGGTTTATTCTCGAGCATGCTCAGAATTTGAAGAAGATGACCATATTTTATTTACCCAGAAAATTACATGTTATTGATAAGGTAAGTAACAGCAAGAAGGTCTCCTCTGCCACAATTGACTTTCATGAGAAACAATGGACATAA
- the LOC112175934 gene encoding mitochondrial intermembrane space import and assembly protein 40-like, whose translation MGGASITTEPNSSNSTLPLPSQKNDGQSENGKEEEEEKEEDAEEEKGECGFCLFMKAGPCGERFTAWEQCVKESEKNKDYAAAKCVEVFKTLDECMKENQAYYDFFLRAEKAELEKEEDLMRESSEHKASSIGDSTDKQEG comes from the coding sequence ATGGGAGGCGCTTCCATCACAACCGAACCTAACTCTTCCAACTCCACACTTCCGCTGCCTTCTCAGAAAAATGATGGCCAATCAGAGAAtggcaaagaagaagaagaagaaaaagaagaagatgcagAGGAAGAGAAAGGTGAGTGTGGGTTTTGCTTATTCATGAAAGCAGGTCCGTGTGGAGAGAGATTCACAGCTTGGGAACAGTGCGTTAAAGAGTCTGAGAAGAACAAGGATTATGCTGCTGCAAAGTGTGTTGAGGTCTTCAAAACTTTGGATGAGTGTATGAAAGAGAATCAAGCTTACTATGATTTTTTCTTGAGGGCCGAGAAAGCAGAATTGGAGAAGGAAGAGGATTTGATGAGAGAGAGCTCAGAGCACAAAGCCAGTTCAATTGGGGATTCTACTGACAAGCAAGAAGGTTAG
- the LOC112175933 gene encoding bZIP transcription factor 60, giving the protein MEFDGGLEFLDSGVDVIGEIDWDFVFDDAKGLDLLQELENPAATAATGASPSSSSSSTVEDAPANPEAGSIDTWIGEVEDMLMKDEDVSKVEASEEPPKEYYENFLADVLVDSPSTESPAYVDSNSNGCAKSEKEKTDGSPLNNDTDADADADDPVSKKRRRQLRNKDAAMKSRERRKMYVTDLEMKSKYLEGECRRLGRLLQCCYAENHALRLSLQMGNAYGRGVSGTKQESAVLLELLLLGSLLWFLDLTCLFTLPLMPHLLLLTLNQEQANKALESVGPRARGEVSKVVLALQSQSFVKTRRCKASRTKMKYAFLVS; this is encoded by the exons ATGGAATTCGACGGAGGCCTTGAATTTTTGGACAGCGGCGTTGACGTGATCGGAGAGATCGATTGGGATTTCGTATTCGACGACGCGAAGGGGTTAGATTTGTTGCAGGAGTTGGAGAACCCGGCCGCCACGGCGGCGACTGGGGCTTCGCCTTCTTCGTCGTCGTCATCGACGGTGGAGGATGCTCCGGCCAACCCGGAGGCCGGATCGATTGACACGTGGATCGGCGAGGTTGAGGACATGCTGATGAAAGACGAAGACGTCAGCAAGGTGGAGGCTTCGGAGGAGCCGCCTAAGGAGTACTATGAGAATTTTTTGGCGGATGTACTCGTGGACTCGCCGTCGACGGAATCTCCTGCCTACGTGGATTCGAATTCAAACGGCTGCGCTAAGTCGGAGAAGGAGAAAACCGATGGATCGCCGCTCAACAATGATACGGATGCTGACGCAGACGCTGACGATCCTGTCTCCAAGAAAAGGAGAAG GCAGTTGAGAAATAAGGATGCAGCGATGAAATCAAGGGAGAGGAGAAAAATGTATGTCACAGATCTGGAGATGAAGAGCAAGTATTTGGAAGGCGAATGCAGGAGGCTGGGGCGTTTGCTTCAGTGCTGCTATGCCGAGAACCATGCTTTGCGACTTAGTCTACAGATGGGCAATGCATATGGCCGTGGTGTTTCTGGTACCAAGCAGGAGTCTGCTGTGCTCTTGGAACTCCTGCTGTTGGGTTCCCTGCTTTGGTTCCTGGACCTCACGTGCCTATTCACCCTGCCTCTAATGCCCCACCTACTACTACTAACTCTAAATCAAGAGCAGGCAAACAAAGCTCTAGAAAGTGTGGGTCCAAGAGCAAGAGGGGAAGTAAGTAAGGTCGTTTTGGCGCTTCAGTCTCAATCTTTTGTAAAGACTAGGAGGTGCAAGGCGTCCAGGACGAAGATGAAATATGCTTTCCTTGTCTCTTGA